The nucleotide sequence CTAGGTTTTTTCCAGGCCTGTTCATGTTGACTCTTTTGGCGGGCGGGACATTATACTTTTGCAAACAATTGTAGCACCAGCTTGTCTGTTGTGGAAAAATCTCTCTTTCTCGAAAAGGAAGCAGTAAAACAGGCAGGAACTGCAACATTAAGCTTTTAATTAAGTAGTGGAATGGGCAGGGAGTCAACATTTTGGGTGGATTTCAGTGCTGCCCATGTTTGAGTTCGAGGCAATGGgacttttcctttctctccttcaTCTGCAATCCCACGTGCACCCCAAATATTTGCTCTGGAAGTTTGGGAGATGCTTGCCTTGACATAATGGATCTGtcagcctttaaggtgccacagatcTCTATTTGCATACATAGTCATGAAGCAACCATCAGTCTCTGGTTTATTTTCGATATTTATGCAAACCCCCATAGTGGTGACTCCAGAGCAGGTTTCAGACAAGCTGCCCAGTAGCTATTGCATTGTACAAAAGAACGAAGTAGCCAGGGATAACATCGCAGCTCCCTGGTGGGGATTTTTGACTTCTAATGCTAAGGGAAGCAAAACCCTTCACAATATGGCTGGCTGAGATAAATGGCCACTTGCTGCTATGTGCAAAGGGGAGGCATAACCACACTGCGCCTTGACCAGTATTTACATAAGATTCCCATCAAAGCCAAACAAGAAATAAATACCACCAGCAAGGTTTTCCGCCCTTCTTGAACAGAGACAGATACCAGAGAAAGTTATGACCATCTTTCAGAACATCTTTCAGAACTGATAAATGTTTttaatcatatttttttaaagctgtgagCTATGTGACTTTTTAAAGTACCCTGCGCCGTAAGCAGGGTACAGCTATGGACCCCAGTATCTGTTGGACTTCTTGTACTGAACCTCTTCCTGTTCACATCAAAAGAGGCTGTTCTCTTATTTGTGCCAGTGTGAATGGGGAGAGAGTATTTTTCAGGGTGGCACCTTCTGCAGTGCTTTTGCTAGGGAGACTTTGTTCGGTGCTTTTCTTGATGTGATTTCAACATCGGACAAATACCTTTCCCCCCAGTCTTTTTAATCTTGTAAGCGGAAGAGGGTAGTGTATTTTATTGTGCCTTTATCTACTATGTCTTACAGCTATTTTCAAATTAGTGTGGTTTATTGTGTTTGTTATGTGTATCATTTTTTCATGTAAGTGAAAGGCTGAAGGCAAAGAATAAATGTAGAAAATAAGCAGCAAGTGATCTGTAGTTTTCTTCCAAAATGCTCTGTTAAACTAATCCGCATTTGCCAGAGGTCATTTAAAAGCCCATGGCTTACTCAAACACTTATGCATTGTTGCAGCTGAGTATTTGAGATTGGAGTACCTAAACCTATGGTAACCACAGGGGAAGTAATACCCTGGACCTTTGTTCTTTTTGCAGATGTGGAAACTCTAGGACCATGAAACTGACTTCTATAGCTCTATTGTGAAATCAAACAAATTGACCAATGGCACTTTGAGAAGTATGGCAGTCAGAGGGGCGGGCAGGATCTCAGTGACTAATACAGACAGGTTTTCCTGTCTTAAGAGAAATAGATTTAATTGAAATAATTAAACAGCTTggtttcaactttttttttaattcatctgTGAAAATACTATATTTGAAGTGAAACTAATAAAATACCAGAGAAACTGTGAGCATTGTGACTTGTTACAGCCACATAAAGCGTTTTCACCTTCATGGAGTTCAAGCCAAGATTTATGCTTATGTGCAGCGAAAAGGCAATATAAACATTTAAATCATTACATATGTGCAATCTTGGAATACAATCGTAATGGTGTCTTTAAAACTAGTGGACATAAAATCAAATGTTTACAAAGCAAAGAAGGAtatatgccttttttaaaaaagggaaggtcCACAAACATCTACATCGTGGATATTTTAAAAGAATTGAAAGAATAAAAATCTGCCCAacacataaaataccacaaaagaGTAATCTCATTTCAAACAAATAATCCTACAAAAGCACAACCATAAATTACATTAAAATTTAACCACTGCCCTTAAAATTAAAGAATGATGCTTTAGGAAAATATGAGCATGATCCAGCCAAACTGAAGGACACTTGCatctcactgatttcagtgagagaGAAACACATTAAATAGCATGGAAATCAATGAGGTATGAAAGTACAGAACTTTTGTTGGATTGTGTCCCATTTTTACAAAAGCTTAAAAGCTTAAAAATCAGATGATACTTTATGTATCTCAGATTCCCGCTTGAGGCCTGATCCTGTGGGCCTGCCACCCACCTCCAGAGCACACAGACCAAGAAGGAAACATCTCCCCTCACATCAGTGCTTGGGGCAGGATCAAGCTCAGCAGCAGGCTGCTAGTGCTTCCTTCAGAGCTCCTGCTGTTCATGGCAGCATAGGTTGTGGTGGAAAGGTAGAAAAGCAGGGCTAGGCACACCTTGCGGTCTGCTGGCCTTGTAGAAGCTAAAGCAAAGGCTTGCCTGTCATGTGACTGAGAGGAGCAACGGGAACTGTTTTCTGAGAAGTGGGTCAGAATCTGTGCATAAGCTCGCACTGCGTCAGCACAAATGAGACTATTTAACAGCTTAAGCCAACACACAGGATCTAGAGTGATGGATGTTTCTTTGTCTTCATTGGTATCTAAATGCAGCACAAATGTGTGAACATTTCTTTCATGTGGAATCATCACGAACATGTCACCAAGGTAAAGTACAGGCACTTGACAGTATAATGTGCAAGGCATAACCCCTACCTATcacagtataaggaagcttccacaGGTGGTGAACACTGAGCTTCTAACCACCTTTGCCCCATCGTTCCTGGGTTTTTCCCCCAAGAAAGAGCTCAGTGCCAACGTCCCGCAATTCAGTTCCTGCTGTATGAAGGCCCTCCAAAGGACTGTAAACTATAGAAATCTTTGCATAAAGAAAATGGCTATATTCTGCAATTATATCTAAGACATAAAATTCAGAACATGGTCTAGCCAAAGTCAAGCAGTGTTAAGTCTTACTTATTTCTATGTGTGAAAGTTAAACATGCATTTCACTTTTCCATTCAACCGAATGAGACTTACAAGCGTCAGCTTTGACTGGTTTGCATCCTCTGCTTTTAGCTTGCCTAAACAAATCTGCATTTTTCAATACAGGTTCAGTTGTGTGACAGCTGAAAATCCCAACCCTACAAAGCACAATATTGTATTGCCATAGCAAGCGGGTACAGTTTGGTGTTGGAAAGGATATAAGCTTTTTGTGGCCTCCTGCCAAAATAGCACAAATGCTATTGGCTTCAAATacatttccgggggggggggggggagagcaagaaGAGTTGGACTAATAGTGCAATTCCAAGCTGCAGGCTACTTGAACAGAACAGGAGGACAGCTCTTGTTCCACAAGCACTCTCTAGCTGTGACAGACGAGTCCACAGAATCCTGCAACCTGCACAAGAGTAGTGTAAAATCTTTGGGTTGTATCCACCAGTGACAGAAACTTTACCATCAGCTGTTGTCACTGGGTGACAACTTTTTATGTGGAATGGGCTATTAAATTATGAAAACATAAAATGGATAGTCTGCATAGTTATAAAacatttcattttgtttaaaaattgctgatctcactggaagcaaATCTTGAATTTTTTAAAGGTGTCCATATTGCTGAATAAGGTATTACACAAGCTGTGGTACATAGGCTCAGCATCAGTGTCAAGTAAAGATTCATAATTTGGGAGAAATAGGTAAGTCTAGCATCTTGGATTGATATTCGTTTTACAGAGTATTAAACAAGTGTTCACAAGGAACAAGGAAGTAATTAAAAGGTTTGAGCATTTATGATGCAGTATTATAGAACAAGGCACTTTTAACATGGTTTTTTTCATATTCAGATCAGTAATAGTGGCAGCTAGACGAACAGATGGCTCTCTGGTGACTCCTGTCTACTATTTTTCCTCTTTTACTGACAATTTGCTACTTTCATCCAAGTAGTGTCAGGGCTAAGACTTCCTTTTGCAAGAACTGAAGAACTGGGCAAAATCATTCTGAGCCAGTTAGATCTCCAGCCATTGAAGAAAGTTGTACGCAGAGCCAAGTCATAAGAAATGAAAGTTGTGGTGCTCGGTTATTCTGACCATTAACAATTTGTCTTCTATGCAGCAGATTATCTTGTATCATATAGCTAAATGTTAGAATTTGGCTATCACAGATGCAAAAATGGCACACATGTAACACATATGTGTATATCTTATGTTATGATTGAAAGGAGACGTTAAATTGATGTATTGGACTTCTTCTGTCACAGTGGTGCGAGTACACTGAATTACAGTGCCTTTATGTCACTCCAATCTCATAAATTGgacaattttaaataaaatggatAGGTGAAAGTACTCGGGGGTGTGAGATACCCTAAACTTTACCTATAGTACATTTCCAACTTCCCATGTGCACTATAATGCATAGCTCTTTGTTATTAATAAAAAAGTAGCAGCAACCAGTAAGACTAAACCTCACAACAGCAAATACACATACTTAAATAACCCTTGTACATAGCAGAGACAGAGCATTAACTACTGTCATTCTGTAAATGCCAAGAGAACATCAAACACGTCCTGCAAAAGAGCAACATGGAATCATAGTTTGAGGGAATGGGGACAGAAGGAAAAAAGCAATGATAACCCTTCAAACAGATAGTTTTCTGACAATTGGGCCTGATTCCTACATTTCCTAAATGATATAGTAGATGCTGACAGCACTCATGGTCATAAGGGTAGGCTCCCTACTGCATTGGTAATGCACACAGAGACCCATTTCAGACTGTACTAGTATAGAAAGTACCTGTGTGACCTAGGTTATTGAGGCGATGGGCCCTTTTGTATGTTGTTACTGCAATGTGAAGCCCAAGCATATAAAAGCTACTTTTGTTGCCTGCTACAGCACTTAGGGAATACATAAATCAGATCTTAGCGGTCACCTCATTCATCTGTGGTTATGTGGTTTGGGATGATTGCAAACCTGTTTTAGCCGTATTATTGATTAATCAACATAATACAAGGACGCCTGAAATTCATCAGCGAAGATTTTGTAACGGAAGAAGAAACACGTATGTGTTGGGTTCTTACAAGTCATGTGCAATTCAGGACTTTAGGGGAAATGCAGGATCTTCGACGTTCCAGCCTGAGAATCATGTGTTCATGTTCAGGACAAAGAAAGCAATGTATCAAGCTGAAACAATGCAGTGTCAAACGGCAAATCAGCACTTTTACACAACAGGGTCAGCATTCAAAATATAGATCTTTGATGTCTGAAAACTAGGAAAGAGAGAACTTCAAACTAGAGAAGTTCTTATGTAAGGCAGTCAAATATTCAACCAGTGTATACATTCATTAAAttgtgggggttttgttttttaaaaaagcgagcCAAGGTGCTATAGAATATGTGGGAAATATAGGCACAAAGTAGGTGCTCGACTTCATTCAATATGGAAAACGGAAGAACTAAGAAACATAGGATAAGGTGAGCAGATGGTTGGACAATTTGAATACTCTTCTGTAAAGGTGCAATATTAAGCAGTTTTGATTTTGGTTTGAAGATATACATAACCATGTCGCTTATCATCACTTATAGAACATTTCACATTTTGTATGTCATTCTAGTTCTTCCCAGTTATCAGTAAGGTTGCCTTTGCTTTGTCGCCTTATGCTAACCAACCTTCCAGCTGATCTGATGCTCCATCTTGATGTATTTCCTGAGCTTGCCAGGTTGGTGTATTTTGTGGAGCCTTTGGTTTCGTCTTCCCAACCTGACCAAGATGGATAGTCACTCAGAGTACTTCCAGTGTCGCTGAGGTTATCACTGGCAGGGATCTGTGGTGGCTCCCATCCTTCAATTTCGTCTGGCTTCCTGGACTGGATGTTCTGTTTTATCACCAAACTGTCCCAAAATCCAGCTTTCTTTTCGGATTTCACATCCTCTTTTAATTTTAAGCTTGTTCTAAGGaacaataaaaaatttttttattggaaCACATTTGTGGGGAAGAAAGTTTGACATATTTACTTTTAAGACAGAGGAAGACCAGAACAATTTTGTCGTTATCCTTGAATAACTGATCAAGTCTCActagaaatgtatttttatttaaacattttattttctacTCTAGAAAAATGGCTAAACAgagaataaaataatacagaattTATCAGAACAGAATACATTATTATGTATTAAACTTGTATCctaccctttctcccaaaggagaaagagaagctgTAGATTCCTATGTGCAACCAGCATAAGTCTTACAAGGAATAGTGTTGATGATCTGTGTATGAAAGGTAAGGTAGGCAATGCACATGTGTCTGTCATTTTGGGCTTATCTGCTCCTCTATTTGATACCATAATGAGCATATTGTTTCAATTGAAACTTACAGAATTTGCATCAGATGGTTGAAAGAC is from Podarcis raffonei isolate rPodRaf1 chromosome 3, rPodRaf1.pri, whole genome shotgun sequence and encodes:
- the TDRP gene encoding testis development-related protein; protein product: MWKLNKSGKVLLDDSPEEEESQSQPPATPAATFSAQVQGAGFRGWKEVTSIFNKDDEQQLLTGCKSPKSKGTSLKLKEDVKSEKKAGFWDSLVIKQNIQSRKPDEIEGWEPPQIPASDNLSDTGSTLSDYPSWSGWEDETKGSTKYTNLASSGNTSRWSIRSAGRLVSIRRQSKGNLTDNWEELE